GCCGTTCACGTTCTGTCCGTTAACGTGCTGTGGATATTCTTAACGTCCTTGTAGTCGTGAATGAGACGTTTACTTCTTAaagtttcttaatattttaaagaaaattctatccattattgcattatttttttttaatgcaaaactTTATATCATAACTCAAGTTTTTTTATGAACCATTAGAAATTATATCAAAGTTAACGTCTTCCGGATCgatctctctctcgatctcaaCAAGGCAAATTCTCTCTCATAAaacgaaaataatttatacacaatatttttcataatatattttataataatatgttaaatgaggaataattttggaaaacattttataaaagtaatattaatttataaaaatatccttatcTTACAACattgttgtaaaatatattgtgtgtatCAATACTCCTCATAAAAAGCCTCCAGATCTTATTTTTGCCGAAGTacctcctcatcctcctctttCCCTAtctcattctctcatttctccATTTACCTACTTTGTCTATTaaggtaattttattttcttaatttattttagttcctttaaagttgaaaaagataGACATATAGTTTTTCGACAACTATCAAGATACATGTGCATCACAAGAAAACTCTCAGGCTGCAAATCTTTCAGAAGATAGTGGTGATTTTGCAAAAATCTCTGTGCGTGATCCTCACGTGCCATCACTTTCGACAACTTTTCTCGCCACATGCACTTGATCACTGAAACCGCCGCCATGACTTTTGTGgctaaaaaaagataaatgtgTTACCTTCACACGCCGTCACAGATTCTGAAGTCTATCAGAATTAGTCCAATTGTAATCCATCTATTTTCACATATTTCTTACCACTTTTCTTAATTgtttagtgtatatatatatatatatatatatatatataaatgtctaTTGGACGTTTGTCTATATAGATTgggtcttttctttttataaagagtGATATTGAGTTTTTGTTTAGGCAGAATGTTGTCTCTTAGACATTTGTTCATAGAGAGTATCAACAGTAGTGAAGATCAGACCagttacaaaaagaaaatagtatacTAGTAGAACTTCAAATGCACTAATTGATTTATGAGGTAATAGTTGATATGGAGATATCCTTGATTGTATCCGGTTATAGATGTAAGTTTttatgatgaatgaatgatgataattttacttaaaaaaaaaaattaatgtctatctaaatttatttcattcaataatattattatattttaggcgtgtttttattttttttgtgaagatgcacttttgttatcattaattattattattattatcattactattactaatttactattaCTACTAGTACCTGGACAAGAaatgaatgagaaaaaataGAGCCAAATCGAAAGGCATTGCTCGAACCACACATTTTGCGCCTCTCATTTCGAATTCAATGTACAGACTGAAGTGCCCTCTTCGGGAGTATAGTCTTGAACTgataataattataatcatgTCTGTCGCCATTTTATCTAAGAGGAATTCTTGACATCAGTCCGTAGCCGCAGCATACCTgcgtgtatttttatttatttttacattcaaTACAGTAGAGTGTGCTACGACTGCAGCGCACAGTAAGCTgcaattttgtattttcctttatttaataTCAATGATGCACCAGCTGGTTTGACCCATAACATATCAGCAATTGATATCCATTTTCCACAAAAAggcctctctttcttttttttaaaaattttttttctaaaaatatggGCAGTCAAAAGGCTACAAGGCAATCTTAGCCATGGGTTTCAAGGAATGCTATGTACCACTCCCAATTCCTCTCTCATTTTTAACGAAAGGcgatcaaaatattaaaaaaagaataagaatttGCAATTGCATACGAAAAGTCTATGTATTAAAGATTGCAACTTGGACCaaattttttccaataaaaaaaaataaaataataaacaaaaaataaaatagatcagGTCCAATCATTCTTCCCTCTCAACGCGGGAAGTTTGTTTTATAATCCAGCAAGTATAggaatataaaaggaaaaataaaatgtaagcCGTCCAGAACACGCTCATCCGTGGAAATGTTCTCCTTTACACCCAAAACCAAGTTACCGAAACCCCCCCGGCCGACGTGATTTTACCGAACTAGCACAAACATGCAAAATGCCATCCCCATCCCAACCGGCCCAACCTTCCAGCCGAGTAGGATATTTAGAACAGAACAGACACGGCGAGAAGTGCACATAACACACCGCCCACGTTAGCGCCACATCTAAAGGCGCCGTTCTGGGAGTCGCTGACCGGTGGCGACTGAACCGAGTCGGGACCAGGAGGCTCTATGTACGGCGGCGGAGGCGGCTGGTTGAGGCTGGGCGGTAAGCCGAGGCCGTGTTTGACCTGGATCTCGAAGGCCATGCCCTGCTGGCACTGGACGCCGTCGTTGGCGTCGGAGAAGTAGTAGTTGGGGCCCTCGATGGTCAACGGCACCGCCACGGTCATCTTGTCTCCGAACTGCGTGCTGCCTCCGTTGTACTGGGAGGTATCATCGTCCTCTGCATCATCCACGGTGCAGCTCAAGTAGGTAGTATCGTTGTATGTCTGGATCACCGTCGTGTTCGAATTGGTATTGAAAACTACAGAAAAACAATAAGAAAGCGTAAGAATTAATTGATTGATTGGCAAAAGAGTCAGCGGAAATTGAAGTACAGAAGCATTTGTCTTGTGAGACAATCGAGgaaattcaattgtttttgaaaatgtagATTGAACTAAAATGGGACCAGCAGACCTAAACCCTAATCATCGTCGCATCCTCCaaaaagagaaacaatgaaCCGTGTGAGTCGAGTACGGAGCTTACTGAGAAAGTCTCCGAGATTGAAGGTGAGGGTGGCGGCCCAAGAGGAGTAGTTGGTGGCGGAAGTGTTGGCGGTGCCGTTGAAGAACCATCCGGCGGCGCCGCCCACGGTATGGTTGGTGTACCCGGTGCCAGGAGGGGCGTCCGATGCTGCTGTAGCGGCTGTTATTAGAAGCGCAATGATCGCCGTCAGATTCCCCAAGGTCGCCGTCGCCATTGCCGCAAGGCTGTCTGGGTTCCCCGAGGCCTGATGACTTCTGCTTTGATTTAAAGGGGTGGGTGGCCCGGGTTtggtgtttgtttttgtttttggcatgAAACCTTTGAGTTCTTTTGCAAACATCTCCTCTTTCACTTTAAAGACTCcgtaaatatgttttttttttcctcctgcACAACTAGTGACAGGCTGACGACAAAATTTTTCATCCTAAATATTTCTTGTTAGTCAAACAATAATCGACATACTCCTTTAATTTTGGAATAAGCGTGAATTTTATAGTATCAAATAGTTTATAATTCACTAATTatgactattttttaatttctttttattatttggctACAAATTGTACATAATTCAAGATTTTTTACACTTTCAGATCTAAGCatttgacttgtatatatatatatatatatttgtttataatataataaaaaagtaaatctatGATTATAACTATTCTaatttaatattgaaaaaattatattcttaaattagtgtataaaacttatttattaaagTGCGTATatgtcataatttgatttgaaagataaattttaaaatttgaatatgataaatcaaattttattacttaAGTGATATGGATAGTATGTTCTACATAACAGTTTAAGAagtaaattatattatctataaaatattttaaatgtgggATCAGTATATTAAAGTCTATTCTCTTCGAATCATAAAAAGTACTTGGAATAAGAAAACTGTACGCGATCTTAATCCACATCCGTCACAGCGAAGCTATACCTGACACGATGCTACTGACTCAGCAAGAAAGCAACGATGAAGACGCTCGTCAGGTGGAGTAGAGGttctttgattttattaatgttgTCCGGAGACTCGTGGCCTGTTGTGAATGCTCGAGTAAACGTGTTCAcgtatttgtttgtttttcaaaaacttctcatctcatctcacctcatcattacaactttctcaaatccctacacaaaataaaataaacaattcaactttttcaaatttcaaaacaacaatagtattaaaaaatatattttaacaatattttattcaactttttaactttaatcttaactcatctcatctcatctcacctcatctctgaaaacaaacgggcctaAATGAAGTTTGCAGCTCTTGTGCTCTAATGTCCTCTTCATGACTCTGTTCGAAAGGTAGAAAATATGGTCATTGGTTTAAATAACCCTTCTTTTATTACGAAAAATGAGGTCCGTCCCCACAATAAACACGTTGGTGTCGCGGAGTTGACCTGTTCCAAATCCAACGATGAATATTTGAACTTATCTCCatctattttcataataataCCCACCGGCAAACAAACATAGTGCATAAAACTTGCAATTATTTACCAATTAATACCCCTCGTTTCTCGACAATTATTTTTCCTGCAAAAGTTGTGGAACAAGTTCTCAGCAAATTTTGTAATGTTGGATTAAGAAGATAAGAACTACCTGTAATTATGTTAAAGATCTTTATGGAACAAGTTCATTATAATTGCTATTATTGCGTTCAAACCCACAACGATGGTATTTACGGAGAGCTGCTGGGAATAGCTCGGGGGGGTTCTATGttggtgaaatacacaataatataataaaaattacaatgtaattaaaattaaaacgaagccagtttggactgaggcacggaaatatcgctctctttaaggagattcaaacCCTCTGTGGTGTACAAGgtctcaaattaaccggtgcagcagaaatcttcttgacttgactcctccaggatacaacagCCCAACTGATCGTCATATAGCCCGAACCAACTCTGCACAAGCGGTTGAGTCCAAAGCTCATCTCAAAGAACACCTTTCTTTTATCTgaaaaatctctcaaaaatatatactcattaagtatatttttgtttatcacACTTTTTGTCAAATATTCCACACCACCTCCCTTACGAAAgactacctatatatatacataaatagaCCATAAACGTCCCAGGAGGTTAAAAGACTAATGggcaaaaaacaacaaaaataaaacacaagcaGCCCACCAACGTCAATAATAAAGATACCAAACGGCaactgaaattaaaagaaataaaaccttCAGAACGTTAATGAAATTAATCTTCAAACGTCTAAGGCATAAAACcacttgaaataaaaaaaaacggTTTTGAAAGACCAAAACTCTCCCCAACGGCAATTTAATGACCAGCCCCCATTAAACATTACGTAAAAGACCAAAAGGAAAAGTCAAGCAacagtaagagataaatatatattattaaaaaatactaacattctcccactatttttttaaaaataatataaataataatatgagagaTACTTCCAGATGAAGAAGAATTATTATGCATTATGAAGGTGTGCTCTGCATTGAACCCTCACTTAGTGAAATAACAACCTTTACTCCAGAGTCAGTAGTGGTATCAGACTTGAACTATGACTGCTTatggaaaataaagaattattactCACACATAAAAATCCAGGTGTTGACATAAGCTTTATTAGCCAGCATATTACGGCCTTGTGCTCATCCCGGTTTCATGAGTGTATTTGAGAATAAACCCAAATCTCATAGAGAGCGGCCCCACTCTCACACTCGCATAGGTGAAATCTGTCAAGGGTGTTCATGTAATTCTTACACCCTACTCATAAGAGCtacaaaatttcattaagagTTTCTTTCAAAAACTCATCCTCCAAAACATTACAGGATAAATGCACTCACATCAtaggaatgagaaataaaaataatagtgcATTTCTTACGACCATCATATGATTCGTTTTTCCCATTGAACCCAGTTCTCAGGATCTTTGGTCCCCGGGTTGGGTATCCTCATACATGGCTCTTGAATTATGGGTTTTAATCTCATTCCCCTTTATGTATTATAGatcatttctcttatcaaaattttgtttaGTGGATTCACATTAATAACACCatcaataagaaaaaatctcaCAGTACtgtatttttcttctaaatgatCTGGATTTACcattataataacagttttgtACTCTATCAATTATAGTAGTACtatcacaataaattaattgattttttcctaAAAGGAATAAATCTCTCAACAAAATTGCTTCATCCTTGAAGCCAAAGCAATTCAACTCCATAGTTGACTTAACAAAAATACGGCAGCGCCAAAACATGCAATAAAgcacttaaaaattaaaaacggCTTAAGAAATAACAATACAGCCAAAAACAGTCCAAAGAATTAATACAATGTACGTTTTAAACAAACCAAACGGCAACAAACATAAAAGCATCCgattttaatatatactaaattgtttgCCGCTTGAAAAGTTTTTTCCGTAAACATGCATCAGTTACCAAAGAGGTCACCATTTATGGCTTTTCTAAAAAACtcaaagaatagaaaaaaaaacgttggagtcaaatatttaaaaaaaatatatattattttctaaaaacttaaCCCCCactaattttggattttaaaaataaattttcttttcaaaaaaagaatacatcttactcaaaaatcactttaatccaaaatgaagaaaaataaattgctaATTTTTATTCCAAATCTGAGAAGTACATAAGcaagtgtgaaaaaaaaaatgcacataaAAGAAACATACTATGCTTTATTctcaatattcaatttaaacatccCATCACAAGCATAGCCCTGTCCACAAAAACTCCATTTTTTGTAATAACATACTGATCAGATTCCATAGTTTGTTTGAAGCCCGCTTTGTTGAATAAAAAACTCGACATCAAATTCTTCCTCATAGACGGTATATAGAGAACATATTTTAGCATTAATATACGTCCAGAGGTGAATTTCAACTCAACCTCACCACTCCCAAGAACTTCGATTTTACTTGAATCACCAAGCATTATAGTCTTTTATTCTTCAAATGGAGTAAATTTTTTGAACCAATCTTTATCATAGCAGACATGCTTATTGGTACCAGAATCTGCCTACCACCcttcaacaaattgaaccatGTTAATGTTTGTGACCATTGCTACAAACAGCTCCTCAGTTACATTAACTTGAGGATCATTATCTCGCTTTCGAAACTTACAAATTCGAGCAAAGTGTCCAAATTTGCCACAGACAAAACTTGCTTGATTTTGTAAAGGGGGTCCTTGGTTCTTatcattttggttttgaaaacctTTTTTGTGAGGTCtactaaattttttgaaatcttttctttGCGGCttcaaaaaactatttcttgaattttgacatTTGGACAAGCTACCATTttcagaaattaaatttacctttgtCATGGTATCCTCATTACCATTTTGAAATACCAAATCATATTGGCATCTTGCTTCCTCCTCTATACGAATACGTGTGATTAATGTCTCGAAATATGTCTCCTTTTGTTTATGGCGCATCGACTTTTGAAACTCTCTCCACGAAGGTCGTAATTTGTCgatgatgccacaaacaatTAGATTATCTCCAATCTTGATACCTTCGGATCGAACTTCAGCTACAaccatttgaaaatattgtgcTTGCTCCGCAACGGATTTTCCATCTACCATTTGATATTGAAAAAAGCGACTTGCTGCATATTTCTTCGCTCCGGCTTCTTCCATATCGTATTTACTCTGTAAAGCTTTCCAAATTTTCTTCGCAGATGTGTAAGTAGTATTGTAGTAATCATAAAATTGATCAGCAAGACAATTTAAAAGATAGCATCGACATTTATATTCATCTTTGgtatatttctcaattttttcttcatgaaCTTTCACTTGTGCTTCAGTCATGTTCTCGGTAGTAATCTTGCTAGTTTTCTTTGCAGTGAGAACATAGGAGACGTTGAGAAGGCTTAGATAGAAGAGCACCTTGCACTTCCATCTCTTGAAAGAAGTTCATTTGAACCGGAAGGGCTTGTTAAGATCTCCAATGCTTTCCGTGGATTTTTCAGTCGTAGGCTTCATGGTTGAATTCTCCTTAAAATTGttggtgaaatacacaataatataataaaaagtacaatgtaattaaaattaaaacgaagccagtttggactgaggcacggaaatatcgctctctttaaggagattcaagccctctgcAGTGTACAAGGTCTCAAATTAACCGATGCAGCAGAAATCTTCTTGATTTGActcctccaggatacaacagcccaactgatcgtcgtatagCCCGAACCAACTATGCACAAGCGGTTGAGCTCAAAGCTCCTCTCAAAGAACACCTTTCTTTTATCTGgaaaatctctcaaaaatatatactcactaagtatatttttgtttatcacACTTTTTGTCAAATATTCCACACAACCTCCCTTACGAAAgactacctatatatatacataaatagaCCATAAACGTCCCAGGAGGTTAAAAGACTAACGggcaaaaaacaacaaaaataaaacacaagcaGCCCACCAACGTCAATAATAAAGATACCAAACGGCaactgaaattaaaagaaataaaaccttCAGAACGTTAATGAAATTAATCTTCAAACGTCTAAGGCATAAAACcacttgaaataaaaaaaaagggttttgaaCACTTAACGTAAATTTAATGACCAGGCCCCATTAAACATAACGTAAAAGACCAAAAGGAAAAGTCAAGCAacagtaagagataaatatatattattaaaaaatactaacactCTGTTTTGTGTAAGCTTAGTCCAAAGGTCTCATTCATGTCCATATCTTCTGGCTTCATATCATCCGCAAGCTTCCAATGAAATTGGTGGATAAAAGAGGCCAACATTAAGGGCACCATCCTGTTAGCGAAAGGCAATCCAGGGCATATCCTTCTTCCAGCTCCAAAAGGAATGAGCTCGAAATCTCTGCCTTTATAGTTGATGTTGTCCTTCTCTAGAAACCTTTCAGGCAGAAACATAGTTGGATTTGGCCATGTGTTTGGATCTCGTCCCATTGCCCATATATTTACCAGTATATGTGCATTCTTGGGCACAATGAAACCACACATTTCTACATCTGTCTCGGCCTTGTGGGGAATTAGGAAAGGGCCTGGTGGATGCAAACGAAGGGATTCTTTCACTATCGCTTGTAGATAAGTGAACTTTGACATGTCTGATTCTTGAACAACCCCATCCTTTCCAATGACTTCTGCAATCTCTGCTCGGCTTTTGCCTTTTTCTCAGGATTGTGTAGTAATTCTGCCATTGCCCATTCCACCGTGCTTGATGTTGTGTCGATGCCCCCAACAAATAAATCCTAGTACAAAGTAGCATGGGAGATGAATTAAGAAGTACACtccaaaaagagaaagaagctATGCAATAGAAGTACATAGAggtaatttttttcctttttttttttttataattattttaactcatctcatttaatcattacaatttttttaaattctcacataaaattaaataaaaaattttaagtttttcaaatatcaaaataaaaataatattaataatatatattataataatattttattcaacttttaacttttatgtcaattaatctcatctcatctgtgaaaacaaacgaagttGACAATAGATTTCACAAAAAGTAACCTAACAGATTGACGTAGTTTGATGAGttatgttaaattgtaaaacttcttttattataaaatagatctaacgtatcacatcaaaccacgtcaatttgtagatttgcttttatgaaatttctttatgacTGTAGTacttctcttataaaaaaataaaaattctatgtgTAATTACTTTTGTATAGTCTTTGTGCAttatattaatgtgattgattgtatcaattttttttaatataaataacttctcCGACTAATTACATCAATAAAGTGAGcaagaattacataaaattaatatatataaccgaaatcataaaaaataccaAGTGATATagtgaataaataaattatcattcCATAAATTcgaatttagttttatttcctTATGGCCAAAACATAATCGGAAGAGATgataattatatacaaaaaatctattcaacctcctactatttacacaacctccacactccacattatttttaatttttattatttttttcttttattaaatatttattatatgaataatgaataaaaaatttgaaataatttaaaaagaataaactcaaaaaaaaaaattaaaaaaaatattaaaaatttaaaaaatttaaaaaagtgtggagtgtggagtgtggtggaggttgtgtagcaaagctcaacTATATATGCATTATGAAGGAAAGATTAAGGAAGTCAATCACCATAATCAAGTGTTTGATATCGTCGCAACTCAATTCTGCATTGTCTTCGTCTAATAAGGCTGAGGAGGGAATCAATACATCGTTGCCCGGCTTAGATTCCCCTGACGAGGCTCTTAATTGCACTAGTCGTCGTTCGTTGATGATGCCatccaaaatacaaaaaaaatttccagaaaCGATTTGTCGTCCTTCGACGTGCACCTTGTGGATCAAGTAAACCTAGTGCTGGGAGATAGTCTACAATATTAGTCCTTCCGACTTCTTCCATTATTCCGCATACAAGATCCTGGAACTCCTGCGACAAATTTGAACCATACTGGGCCAAGTCGGCGGAGAAAAAAGTGTTTGATATGGCATTAAGCACTGCCGTGAAGGCTGCTCGACCAATATCTACCGCTTGACCACTTTTGCAACTTGCTTCAACATTGTTTAGCATTTCTTGCACCTTTTTCCGTCGAATGGGTTCTGTTACATGCATCGAGGCGTTGCGGTACAAACATTTGCATGGCTGAAACTTTCCTGAGCTTCCTCCACTGAGGCGATCCGGGTAGCCACGCCATTGAAAATTTGTCGTGGTTGAATGCTCGGGCTGTGTCCGGGATAGCTCGGCTGGAGAAGGCCTGGTCGTTTTTCTGCAATGCTTCTTTGGCCATGCCCGGAGACAGCGGCGGAACCAGTAATTTTATAAGGTATTACGTGACACacttacttaaaataaaaagaaattgaaaatcataaaaatataagaaaaattttagagataagCCCTAAAATTTTAGTAcgagattttagtttttttatcatcatattttatattgaattaaaatataaaatataaggataaaaaaataaaatcacatatttttaagtggtatgTAAGGGTGTGAGATTTCTATATAGTacgttttaaaatataactatatataaaattagatgtcaataatttgttatatatacataaaaataaaattctaaaaaacacaacttaatatatgtttcaaatttttgacgataatatttcatgaaataatattaatttattattatttttattatgaaatatttagaatttattttcttcatataaattatcaagtgatcttttaaaatgtcatctttcattataatatataaactagtttatcaagtttcatgtaaaatctaaatatttttgtgtactaagcatataatgctataattgagacgttaaatattgttttttactCAAGGAAGTCTAAAGCATAAAAcctctcaattatttttcatatatgaaaatcatcaacattaaatgatttttcttatatgttCATTTTatattccatattaagaagcctaatattgtataacaaaaaacaCTTGGAGATCCATATtgataagtttataatttttcataaacttagttttaatttaattttggtgaggccacatcattgaaaacaaataatataaaaaaattatacaaaattttggaactattgaaaataaaaattgaagaaagacatttttatgtatattaaaAATTTCGAAAGTTTTAAAGAACATATGacaattgtaaaatttttgggGGAGGCCATTtgctatatttatagaattataaataaaatataggatataTTTTGTCTatgttcccttttttttttgtttgatggTTTTGAGTTATTCGGAAGGTTTAGACAGCGAgtttaaatgaaataagatgaaagttaaaagttgaaagtttaataaaatatatttttttataagtaaaagttgaataaaatattgttagaatattattttttaatattatttttattttatgatttaaaaaaataaattatttattatattttgtataaaaatttaaaaaaattataataattaaataaaataagatgggAAGATAGAGCTGGTGCAAACAATCCCACAAATCGAAACAACCCCCTAGTCATTGTGGTGTTGTTGAGTTTACTTGCGATGTCATTGTGTCTTGGCTTGCAAGccaattgaaaaaagaaaaaaaagaaggaaggaaagaaaaagaccTTCGGGGTGCAACGGACAAAAACTAATCGTGTCGTGTGAAGAGGTTAAATTACCATTCAGCATGGTTGCCATGGCActgtatataaaaaattgactGGGCAAAGCAAAAGCAACAGTCCTAATTAAGTTCCTGAATCCACATCCACCATTCGCATTCAGAGCTCGCGCCCAATTCGcctcttctctctcctctcctctccgcGTCCCTCTTCCCCCCTTCTCAATCcatccctctccctctctatctccATCCCTCACCGTTCATTCGTTTTTTTGATCACTTTTTCCGATTTCAATCAGATTCTCGGTGCA
This window of the Juglans regia cultivar Chandler chromosome 12, Walnut 2.0, whole genome shotgun sequence genome carries:
- the LOC109010049 gene encoding blue copper protein-like, whose protein sequence is MFAKELKGFMPKTKTNTKPGPPTPLNQSRSHQASGNPDSLAAMATATLGNLTAIIALLITAATAASDAPPGTGYTNHTVGGAAGWFFNGTANTSATNYSSWAATLTFNLGDFLIFNTNSNTTVIQTYNDTTYLSCTVDDAEDDDTSQYNGGSTQFGDKMTVAVPLTIEGPNYYFSDANDGVQCQQGMAFEIQVKHGLGLPPSLNQPPPPPYIEPPGPDSVQSPPVSDSQNGAFRCGANVGGVLCALLAVSVLF